A genomic window from Nicotiana sylvestris chromosome 11, ASM39365v2, whole genome shotgun sequence includes:
- the LOC138881510 gene encoding uncharacterized protein codes for MPKTRKEYNDADRKAVEKNFCAKKILVCGIGPDEYNRISACQFAKKIWEALQIVHERTTQVKQSKIDMFTTEYELFRMKDDESIQDMHTRFTSIINELHSLGEIIPKNKLMRKILSVLPSSWESKVNAITEQRICRS; via the coding sequence ATGCCAAAAACCAGGAAAGAATACAACGATGCAGATAGGAAAGCTGTTGAGAAAAACTTTTGTGCCAAGAAAATTTTAGTGTGTGGCATAGGACCTGATGAATACAATAGGATCTCAGCCTGTCAATTTGCCAAGAaaatatgggaagctttgcaaatAGTACACGAGAGAACCACTCAAGTAAAACAATCTAAGATTGATATGTTTACCACTGAGTATGAGCTCTTTAGAATGAAAGACGATGAATCCATTCAAGACATGCACACAAGgttcacttccatcataaatgagctacACTCGCTTGGTGAAATCATTCCCAAGAATAAGCTCATGAGAAAAATTCTCAGTGTTTTGCCCAGTTCATGGGAAAGTAAAGTGAATGCCATTACTGAGCAAAGGATttgcaggagctga